From the Leptolyngbya sp. O-77 genome, one window contains:
- a CDS encoding transposase, which produces MRDLFYRLNRTGVEVDISTFSKACKTRTDGHFCRIYAQLIEQVKRKQPTAAQILFPIDSTIVTLTSKLFWLQGYHQVKLLNGINLEQGYSSECLIHFGQGHDAKFADSISTMIPENGIGIMDRGFASWEFLDQMSLTQTKFVVRIKNNMKTELDHDRYRVVWFCDLESRSEFRLATNVNEMSDEEISDTYRHRWQIEMLWKFLKMHLKLDRLITKNVNGVSIQIYMVLITYLILLLIEIPAFYGSELLDSVVFTTGTEPSLLNGSLELRSAARNTRMTLVS; this is translated from the coding sequence ATGAGAGACTTATTTTACCGCCTAAATCGTACAGGTGTTGAGGTCGATATATCCACCTTTTCTAAAGCTTGCAAAACTCGAACGGATGGGCACTTTTGTCGAATCTATGCACAGTTAATTGAGCAAGTAAAGCGCAAACAGCCGACCGCGGCTCAGATACTTTTTCCGATTGATTCAACCATCGTTACACTTACCAGCAAGCTATTTTGGCTGCAAGGATATCACCAAGTTAAATTACTGAATGGAATCAACTTAGAGCAAGGATATTCGAGTGAATGCTTGATTCATTTTGGGCAAGGACATGATGCAAAGTTTGCCGATTCGATTAGCACGATGATTCCCGAAAACGGCATCGGCATCATGGATAGAGGCTTCGCAAGCTGGGAATTTCTCGACCAAATGAGTCTCACTCAAACAAAGTTTGTGGTGCGAATCAAGAACAATATGAAGACTGAACTTGACCACGACCGTTACCGCGTGGTTTGGTTCTGTGATTTGGAGAGTCGGAGCGAGTTTCGTCTGGCAACTAATGTCAATGAGATGAGCGACGAAGAAATCAGTGATACCTATCGGCATCGTTGGCAAATTGAGATGTTATGGAAGTTTCTCAAGATGCACTTAAAGCTCGATCGTCTCATCACCAAGAATGTGAATGGGGTGAGTATTCAGATTTATATGGTGCTCATCACGTATTTAATCTTATTGTTAATCGAAATTCCAGCATTCTATGGCAGTGAATTGCTCGACAGCGTTGTATTTACAACTGGAACTGAGCCGTCGCTGCTCAATGGTTCATTGGAGCTACGATCTGCTGCCCGAAACACTCGTATGACTCTTGTAAGCTAA